From a region of the Zingiber officinale cultivar Zhangliang chromosome 4B, Zo_v1.1, whole genome shotgun sequence genome:
- the LOC121976285 gene encoding probable disease resistance protein RF45 isoform X1 — protein MALVLDFFVSKFLTATANMVETEIFKVLGINKEIKSLQKRLGTINDNLQQVEQKRRINHEIDIWARKLKDIMYDADDIIDICMIEGGKLLKARALSGDEDEISSFEEIGIKLVNKCDGLPLAIKAIAGVLYHQNKAKWEEVLESDAWNMDQIEEELRPLYLSYEDLPSRFKQCFLYCSLYPQKDMFSMEIVQFWAAEGLIMSEEDNWRRDLPTQNQRTLEDLGEEIYRELLGRNLLEAKKDELSKSFFSMHDHFRSLCANLMREEGILYRHGREFKADDNVKVRRLSISCMGPMLVLPAQILRQACLRTLILTDSPQTKTIEDSVVQALLCLRVLDLSETSIEKIPDCIGELLHLRYLDLDGTNIREIPTTIGNLVNLQSLNIIRCKFLERLPVSITKLHNLRWLNMIGCPLLTYVPKGIGKLENIYSLYGFMIGQNDSTSEEGCDLEELKNLSKLRVLIILRLERAEKGASALANKPFLKDLTLSWMRPDEEEDDNGGGHDAQANEEEDGDGKDDGSGQRTETKEEEEDENEEVEDEGEEEEDENEEVDGEEEEKGWNEEQISKAERICNEMSQPSSTLVHLHFYDYPGRQFPSWMTSSSLAESFPNLTYLMLLGLPCCVELLPLGTLPQLKYLRIESANAITTIGSQFLGSRSSAFPKLEALRFEDMPRWEEWTFNGAPLSVKLFPSLMECAIIDCPMLRALPDGLHRATNLNQLGLLRTYELGEINNITLAYRLEVAKCRGLKKISNISSLRSLVVIECGNLECVENLDKLQHLVLICSEEMEQLPQWFMDLIEQHNNMASSHRSLKKFEMACNLQLLMSCLEGNENWDILKHIPVVEIQTYSSKEYIRYTKDPYNYDTNIPSN, from the exons ATGGCACTGGTCTTAGATTTCTTTGTCTCAAAATTCTTGACGGCCACAGCGAACATGGTGGAGACAGAGATCTTCAAGGTGCTAGGCATCAATAAAGAGATTAAATCCCTTCAAAAAAGGTTGGGGACAATCAATGACAATCTCCAACAAGTAGAGCAAAAGAGGCGTATAAATCATGAAATTGACATCTGGGCGCGAAAGTTGAAAGATATTATGTATGATGCCGATGATATTATTGATATTTGTATGATTGAAGGAGGAAAGTTATTGAAAGCTCGAGCTTTATCAG GAGATGAAGACGAGATATCAAGCTTTGAAGAAATAGGAATTAAACTTGTCAACAAATGTGATGGTTTGCCTCTTGCGATTAAAGCTATTGCAGGGGTTCTGTACcatcaaaacaaagcaaaatggGAGGAAGTTCTTGAAAGTGATGCATGGAATATGGATCAGATTGAGGAAGAATTAAGACCTTTATATTTGAGTTACGAAGACTTACCATCTAGATTCAAACAATGTTTTCTCTATTGCTCCTTGTACCCTCAAAAAGATATGTTTTCTATGGAGATTGTTCAGTTTTGGGCTGCTGAAGGTCTTATTATGAGTGAAGAAGATAACTGGAGGAGGGATCTTCCAACTCAAAACCAGAGAACATTGGAAGATCTAGGGGAGGAGATTTACAGGGAGTTACTTGGTAGGAATCTCTTAGAAGCTAAAAAGGATGAATTGTCCAAGAGTTTCTTCTCTATGCACGATCACTTCAGATCACTTTGTGCAAATTTAATGAGAGAGGAAGGGATTTTATATCGACATGGTAGAGAATTCAAAGCAGATGATAATGTGAAAGTTCGACGGCTGTCAATCTCTTGTATGGGGCCTATGCTAGTGTTACCGGCTCAAATTCTAAGACAAGCTTGTTTGAGAACTCTAATTCTCACGGACTCCCCTCAAACCAAGACAATCGAAGACAGTGTTGTGCAAGCATTACTGTGTTTGCGAGTTTTGGATCTCTCAGAAACATCAATTGAAAAGATTCCAGATTGCATTGGAGAATTGTTGCATTTAAGATATCTAGATCTCGATGGAACAAATATTCGTGAGATTCCGACAACTATCGGGAACCTTGTAAACCTTCAGAGTCTGAATATCATAAGGTGTAAGTTCTTGGAAAGACTTCCTGTGTCCATCACTAAGTTGCATAATCTAAGATGGCTTAACATGATTGGCTGTCCACTGCTCACTTATGTGCCCAAGGGAATTGGGAAACTGGAAAATATCTATAGCCTTTACGGATTTATGATTGGACAGAATGACTCAACCTCTGAAGAAGGTTGTGATTTAGAAGAGCTGAAAAATCTCTCCAAGTTGAGAGTCCTAATCATTCTGAGGCTTGAGAGGGCAGAAAAAGGAGCCTCTGCACTTGCAAACAAGCCATTTCTTAAGGACCTTACGTTGTCATGGATgcgaccagatgaggaggaagatgacAATGGTGGAGGGCACGATGCTCAagccaatgaagaagaagatggtgatgGCAAGGATGATGGCTCTGGACAACGAActgaaactaaagaggaagaagaagacgaaaATGAGGAGGTGGAGGATgagggtgaggaagaagaagacgaaaATGAGGAGGtggatggtgaggaagaagaaaaaggatgGAATGAGGAGCAAATCAGTAAAGCCGAGAGGATATGCAATGAAATGTCTCAGCCTTCATCAACCTTGGTCCACCTTCACTTCTATGACTACCCTGGCCGACAGTTCCCGAGTTGGATGACATCCTCTTCCTTGGCCGAATCTTTTCCAAACTTGACATATTTGATGCTTCTTGGTTTGCCGTGTTGTGTGGAGCTTCTTCCCTTGGGCACACTGCCTCAGCTCAAGTACCTCCGTATTGAAAGTGCAAACGCCATAACGACCATTGGGTCTCAATTTCTCGGATCGAGAAGCTCTGCATTTCCCAAACTTGAAGCGCTCCGATTCGAAGACATGCCCAGATGGGAGGAGTGGACATTCAATGGAGCACCTCTTTCAGTGAAGTTGTTTCCAAGTCTCATGGAATGTGCTATTATCGACTGCCCAATGCTAAGAGCTCTTCCTGACGGACTCCACCGAGCCACCAACCTCAACCAACTGGGCCTGCTTCGAACATATGAGCTAGGTGAGATTAACAACATCACCTTGGCTTACAGGCTTGAGGTCGCAAAATGCAGAGGGTTGAAGAAGATATCCAACATCTCGTCATTAAGATCTCTCGTGGTAATCGAATGTGGCAATTTGGAGTGCGTGGAGAATCTCGACAAGCTGCAGCATTTGGTGTTGATATGTTCAGAGGAAATGGAGCAGCTCCCGCAGTGGTTCATGGACTTGATCGAGCAGCATAACAACATGGCCAGCAGTCACAGGAGTTTGAAGAAGTTTGAGATGGCCTGCAATCTTCAACTGTTAATGAGCTGTCTCGAAGGCAATGAGAATTGGGACATTCTCAAGCATATTCCTGTTGTCGAAATACAGACATACTCCAGCAAAGAGTACATCCGATACACCAAGGATCCCTACAACTATGATACAAACATTCCTTCTAATTGA
- the LOC121976285 gene encoding putative disease resistance protein At3g14460 isoform X2, with protein MDQIEEELRPLYLSYEDLPSRFKQCFLYCSLYPQKDMFSMEIVQFWAAEGLIMSEEDNWRRDLPTQNQRTLEDLGEEIYRELLGRNLLEAKKDELSKSFFSMHDHFRSLCANLMREEGILYRHGREFKADDNVKVRRLSISCMGPMLVLPAQILRQACLRTLILTDSPQTKTIEDSVVQALLCLRVLDLSETSIEKIPDCIGELLHLRYLDLDGTNIREIPTTIGNLVNLQSLNIIRCKFLERLPVSITKLHNLRWLNMIGCPLLTYVPKGIGKLENIYSLYGFMIGQNDSTSEEGCDLEELKNLSKLRVLIILRLERAEKGASALANKPFLKDLTLSWMRPDEEEDDNGGGHDAQANEEEDGDGKDDGSGQRTETKEEEEDENEEVEDEGEEEEDENEEVDGEEEEKGWNEEQISKAERICNEMSQPSSTLVHLHFYDYPGRQFPSWMTSSSLAESFPNLTYLMLLGLPCCVELLPLGTLPQLKYLRIESANAITTIGSQFLGSRSSAFPKLEALRFEDMPRWEEWTFNGAPLSVKLFPSLMECAIIDCPMLRALPDGLHRATNLNQLGLLRTYELGEINNITLAYRLEVAKCRGLKKISNISSLRSLVVIECGNLECVENLDKLQHLVLICSEEMEQLPQWFMDLIEQHNNMASSHRSLKKFEMACNLQLLMSCLEGNENWDILKHIPVVEIQTYSSKEYIRYTKDPYNYDTNIPSN; from the coding sequence ATGGATCAGATTGAGGAAGAATTAAGACCTTTATATTTGAGTTACGAAGACTTACCATCTAGATTCAAACAATGTTTTCTCTATTGCTCCTTGTACCCTCAAAAAGATATGTTTTCTATGGAGATTGTTCAGTTTTGGGCTGCTGAAGGTCTTATTATGAGTGAAGAAGATAACTGGAGGAGGGATCTTCCAACTCAAAACCAGAGAACATTGGAAGATCTAGGGGAGGAGATTTACAGGGAGTTACTTGGTAGGAATCTCTTAGAAGCTAAAAAGGATGAATTGTCCAAGAGTTTCTTCTCTATGCACGATCACTTCAGATCACTTTGTGCAAATTTAATGAGAGAGGAAGGGATTTTATATCGACATGGTAGAGAATTCAAAGCAGATGATAATGTGAAAGTTCGACGGCTGTCAATCTCTTGTATGGGGCCTATGCTAGTGTTACCGGCTCAAATTCTAAGACAAGCTTGTTTGAGAACTCTAATTCTCACGGACTCCCCTCAAACCAAGACAATCGAAGACAGTGTTGTGCAAGCATTACTGTGTTTGCGAGTTTTGGATCTCTCAGAAACATCAATTGAAAAGATTCCAGATTGCATTGGAGAATTGTTGCATTTAAGATATCTAGATCTCGATGGAACAAATATTCGTGAGATTCCGACAACTATCGGGAACCTTGTAAACCTTCAGAGTCTGAATATCATAAGGTGTAAGTTCTTGGAAAGACTTCCTGTGTCCATCACTAAGTTGCATAATCTAAGATGGCTTAACATGATTGGCTGTCCACTGCTCACTTATGTGCCCAAGGGAATTGGGAAACTGGAAAATATCTATAGCCTTTACGGATTTATGATTGGACAGAATGACTCAACCTCTGAAGAAGGTTGTGATTTAGAAGAGCTGAAAAATCTCTCCAAGTTGAGAGTCCTAATCATTCTGAGGCTTGAGAGGGCAGAAAAAGGAGCCTCTGCACTTGCAAACAAGCCATTTCTTAAGGACCTTACGTTGTCATGGATgcgaccagatgaggaggaagatgacAATGGTGGAGGGCACGATGCTCAagccaatgaagaagaagatggtgatgGCAAGGATGATGGCTCTGGACAACGAActgaaactaaagaggaagaagaagacgaaaATGAGGAGGTGGAGGATgagggtgaggaagaagaagacgaaaATGAGGAGGtggatggtgaggaagaagaaaaaggatgGAATGAGGAGCAAATCAGTAAAGCCGAGAGGATATGCAATGAAATGTCTCAGCCTTCATCAACCTTGGTCCACCTTCACTTCTATGACTACCCTGGCCGACAGTTCCCGAGTTGGATGACATCCTCTTCCTTGGCCGAATCTTTTCCAAACTTGACATATTTGATGCTTCTTGGTTTGCCGTGTTGTGTGGAGCTTCTTCCCTTGGGCACACTGCCTCAGCTCAAGTACCTCCGTATTGAAAGTGCAAACGCCATAACGACCATTGGGTCTCAATTTCTCGGATCGAGAAGCTCTGCATTTCCCAAACTTGAAGCGCTCCGATTCGAAGACATGCCCAGATGGGAGGAGTGGACATTCAATGGAGCACCTCTTTCAGTGAAGTTGTTTCCAAGTCTCATGGAATGTGCTATTATCGACTGCCCAATGCTAAGAGCTCTTCCTGACGGACTCCACCGAGCCACCAACCTCAACCAACTGGGCCTGCTTCGAACATATGAGCTAGGTGAGATTAACAACATCACCTTGGCTTACAGGCTTGAGGTCGCAAAATGCAGAGGGTTGAAGAAGATATCCAACATCTCGTCATTAAGATCTCTCGTGGTAATCGAATGTGGCAATTTGGAGTGCGTGGAGAATCTCGACAAGCTGCAGCATTTGGTGTTGATATGTTCAGAGGAAATGGAGCAGCTCCCGCAGTGGTTCATGGACTTGATCGAGCAGCATAACAACATGGCCAGCAGTCACAGGAGTTTGAAGAAGTTTGAGATGGCCTGCAATCTTCAACTGTTAATGAGCTGTCTCGAAGGCAATGAGAATTGGGACATTCTCAAGCATATTCCTGTTGTCGAAATACAGACATACTCCAGCAAAGAGTACATCCGATACACCAAGGATCCCTACAACTATGATACAAACATTCCTTCTAATTGA